One window of the Anaerosporomusa subterranea genome contains the following:
- a CDS encoding MFS transporter, which produces MFSNSRRRSAFSVALLTAGHFFSDFYVTFLPGLLPMLIERLGLSLTVSGLLVMVYSAASNILQPVFGYFVDKSGYTWIVLLTIPLAALFISLAATADSVSSLFVYITLAGLASALFHPLGSALLGKVSTEENKGLSMSVFIGGGNIGVALAPAVVIYFLLNYGAHNLIWLAIPGFLLSMAFYLTGIHKVKLVSPQKAAAVIGGTPWYRSASLIKLNLVMGLRSWPQAVIPNFLPVWLVQKGFPPTLAGTMLTVFLAGGAIGSVFGGYVGDKLGRKRCIIGALALCVPALYVFLMSHEVTSLTWIALGVSGAALQGTLPSSIVWAQDMLPTNAAMASGMMLGLSFGLGGLGAAVTGAVADSIGLEQALIWMIAPLLLGLAITISIPEKTTESPAVATTVK; this is translated from the coding sequence ATGTTTAGTAATTCGCGTCGGAGAAGCGCATTTTCGGTTGCCTTATTGACGGCCGGACATTTTTTTAGTGACTTTTATGTTACGTTCCTGCCAGGATTGCTACCTATGCTGATTGAAAGGCTTGGACTTTCGCTTACTGTTAGTGGTTTACTGGTTATGGTTTATTCAGCTGCATCGAACATTTTGCAACCGGTATTTGGCTATTTTGTCGATAAAAGCGGCTATACCTGGATTGTGTTGCTGACCATTCCGTTGGCTGCCTTGTTTATCAGCCTCGCGGCAACTGCAGACAGTGTTAGTAGTCTATTTGTTTATATTACCTTGGCCGGACTGGCGTCTGCACTGTTTCATCCGTTGGGATCAGCTTTGTTGGGAAAAGTCTCTACCGAAGAAAATAAAGGACTTTCGATGTCGGTATTTATCGGTGGTGGCAATATCGGTGTAGCTTTGGCGCCTGCGGTTGTTATCTATTTTCTTTTGAATTATGGCGCACATAACTTGATTTGGTTGGCCATCCCCGGCTTTCTACTATCGATGGCATTCTATCTGACTGGCATACATAAGGTGAAGCTCGTCTCACCTCAAAAAGCGGCTGCAGTAATTGGCGGTACCCCGTGGTATCGTTCCGCGAGCTTGATTAAGCTGAATTTAGTTATGGGACTACGTTCATGGCCGCAAGCGGTTATTCCTAACTTTTTGCCTGTGTGGCTTGTGCAAAAGGGATTTCCTCCCACTCTTGCGGGTACGATGCTTACCGTTTTCCTCGCCGGCGGGGCGATTGGCAGTGTCTTCGGCGGATATGTAGGGGATAAGCTAGGGCGAAAACGTTGCATCATCGGCGCATTGGCGCTTTGTGTCCCCGCGCTTTATGTGTTCTTGATGAGCCATGAGGTTACTAGTTTGACCTGGATTGCATTAGGTGTAAGTGGCGCAGCGCTGCAAGGAACATTACCTTCGTCCATCGTTTGGGCGCAAGACATGTTGCCTACGAATGCCGCCATGGCATCAGGCATGATGTTAGGCCTCTCCTTCGGTCTGGGGGGATTAGGAGCAGCTGTAACCGGAGCCGTTGCCGACAGCATCGGCCTCGAGCAAGCGTTGATTTGGATGATCGCTCCGCTCTTGTTGGGGCTGGCAATCACTATTTCTATTCCCGAAAAGACTACAGAATCGCCGGCAGTCGCCACAACTGTGAAATAA
- a CDS encoding heterodisulfide reductase-related iron-sulfur binding cluster, with protein sequence MEKRENSVVGESLLVTYNGRTVLHLTASRQLGMYHDSYLFMYVLMVVAFAIFAKGMYDRYRLWQLGVPEDRLKHGKIGLIRFFSHSFGHLRLLRETYPGVMHWFFFWSFAAFTLGTLSIAATEDLKIPLFQGAYYLILSLIMDLLGLGAMIAIGMALWRRYGNKPEGIDNTPDDLISLLLIGAILVTGFMLEGLRIAFAGDLWVAWNPVGASFAALFTGSEPAGLRSMHRAVWWIHLLMSFGLIAYIPYSKLFHLITGPMNQILAKGRAAQSLSPLDMEDETVEQFGVNEIQQFTWKQLLDGDACVRCGRCQDRCPAYLSGKPLSPKQFTQDLKKHLDAKGPLLLKGGEQDAESLSQPIVPGVVAEETVWACTTCGSCEEQCPVFVEHVPKIVDLRRNLVMTESNFPHELVLTFRGMETNGNPWNISRSTRAEWTKGLDVPTLANSESVEYLYWPGCSGAFDERNKKVSTAIVKLLQKAGVSFAILGTEEICCGDSARRLGNEYLYQTLAAQNIETMNGYGVKKIITSCPHCFNTLKNEYPQFGGNYEVIHHSVLMASLVQAGKLKPETPITGSYTYHDSCYLGRYNDIYAEPRAVLAAIPGLQGKEMVESKANGFCCGAGGGRMWMEEEPNQRINVKRTEQALATGAGLFVTACPYCLTMLEDGTKLKDVDETIKTKDIAEILWDSVK encoded by the coding sequence TTGGAAAAAAGGGAAAATTCAGTTGTTGGCGAATCTTTACTTGTTACATATAACGGAAGGACGGTGTTGCATTTGACCGCTTCAAGACAGCTAGGTATGTACCATGATAGTTATTTATTTATGTACGTTCTGATGGTGGTTGCATTCGCGATTTTTGCTAAGGGGATGTATGACCGTTACCGACTATGGCAGCTCGGTGTGCCTGAGGATCGATTGAAGCACGGCAAGATTGGACTTATTCGTTTCTTTTCCCATAGTTTTGGTCACCTGCGACTCTTACGGGAGACGTATCCTGGAGTAATGCACTGGTTTTTCTTTTGGTCGTTTGCTGCTTTTACTCTCGGGACTTTGTCCATTGCGGCTACCGAAGATTTAAAAATTCCCTTGTTTCAAGGTGCGTACTATCTAATATTGTCTTTGATCATGGATTTACTTGGCTTGGGTGCGATGATTGCCATCGGCATGGCACTTTGGCGCCGCTATGGCAATAAGCCGGAAGGAATCGACAATACGCCAGACGATCTCATCTCATTGCTGCTGATAGGAGCCATTTTGGTGACCGGCTTCATGTTGGAGGGGCTGAGGATTGCCTTCGCTGGCGACCTCTGGGTGGCATGGAATCCCGTCGGTGCATCCTTTGCAGCCTTGTTTACAGGTTCAGAGCCTGCGGGTTTACGCTCGATGCATCGTGCGGTGTGGTGGATTCACCTGTTAATGAGCTTTGGCCTTATCGCCTATATTCCCTATTCCAAGCTGTTCCATTTGATCACTGGGCCGATGAATCAGATTCTTGCTAAGGGACGAGCGGCGCAGAGTCTATCCCCCCTTGATATGGAAGATGAAACCGTAGAACAGTTCGGCGTTAATGAGATTCAGCAATTTACCTGGAAGCAGCTTTTGGATGGCGATGCCTGCGTCCGCTGCGGTCGCTGTCAAGATCGTTGTCCCGCCTACCTGAGTGGAAAGCCGTTATCACCAAAGCAATTTACGCAAGATCTCAAAAAACATCTTGATGCCAAAGGGCCGCTTCTGTTAAAGGGAGGCGAGCAGGATGCGGAGTCGTTGAGTCAGCCGATTGTGCCTGGAGTTGTTGCCGAAGAAACAGTATGGGCTTGCACAACCTGCGGCTCTTGTGAGGAACAGTGTCCAGTGTTTGTCGAGCATGTGCCCAAAATCGTTGATCTGCGGCGTAATTTGGTGATGACGGAAAGCAATTTTCCACATGAACTCGTACTGACTTTCCGTGGCATGGAAACTAACGGCAATCCCTGGAACATTAGTCGATCGACCCGGGCGGAATGGACCAAGGGGCTAGATGTACCAACCTTAGCGAATAGCGAATCTGTAGAATATCTGTATTGGCCAGGCTGTAGTGGCGCCTTTGACGAGCGAAACAAAAAAGTTTCTACAGCCATTGTCAAACTGCTGCAAAAAGCTGGCGTATCATTTGCCATTTTGGGAACAGAAGAAATCTGCTGCGGCGATTCTGCCCGCCGTTTGGGCAACGAGTATCTCTATCAGACATTAGCCGCACAGAATATTGAAACGATGAACGGCTATGGAGTGAAAAAGATTATCACCTCTTGTCCCCATTGCTTCAATACTCTTAAGAATGAATATCCTCAATTCGGCGGCAACTATGAAGTTATTCACCATTCTGTTTTGATGGCATCACTGGTTCAAGCCGGAAAGCTGAAGCCAGAGACGCCGATTACTGGCAGCTATACCTACCATGACTCCTGTTATTTGGGAAGATATAACGACATTTATGCTGAGCCCCGAGCCGTACTGGCAGCGATCCCAGGTCTGCAAGGCAAAGAGATGGTTGAGAGTAAAGCTAACGGGTTCTGTTGCGGTGCCGGCGGTGGCCGAATGTGGATGGAGGAGGAGCCAAACCAGCGCATCAACGTTAAACGGACTGAACAGGCCCTAGCTACAGGAGCAGGTTTATTTGTTACTGCTTGTCCTTACTGTCTGACGATGCTAGAAGATGGGACGAAACTGAAAGATGTCGATGAAACAATTAAAACTAAAGACATTGCTGAGATACTGTGGGATAGTGTGAAGTAG
- a CDS encoding ABC-F family ATP-binding cassette domain-containing protein yields the protein MISTNGLTLQFGKRNLFKDVNIKFTPGNCYGLIGANGTGKSTFLKVLSGEVEPTKGDVVITPGERLAVLKQDHYEFDEFDVLKTVIMGHARLYAIMEEKDALYAKPDFSDEDGIRASELECEFAELDGWNAEVEAARMLNGLGITEQLHGQKMADLSGNEKVRVLLAQALFGNPDILLLDEPTNHLDIQSINWLEDFLYDFPNTVIVVSHDRHFLNKVCTHIADIDFENIQLYVGNYDFWLESSQLALQLAKDANKRKEDKAKELQAFIQRFSANASKSKQATSRKKQLEKLTLDDIKPSSRRYPYIAFKSDREAGAQLLTVENLCKQVDGETVLSDVSFTVTKGDKIAFVGPDGLAKTTLFRILVDELTPDSGEFRWGVTTSQTYFPKDNSSFFDGVELNLVDWLRQFSRDQEETFIRGYLGRMLFAGEESQKEANVLSGGEKVRCMLARMMLSGANVLLLDEPTNHLDLESITSLNNGLMSFDGTILFVSHDHQFIQTVANRIIEITPEGVIDRRMTYDEYLEGKAAGRIA from the coding sequence ATGATTAGTACAAATGGATTGACTCTGCAATTTGGCAAGAGAAATTTGTTTAAGGACGTCAATATAAAATTTACGCCTGGTAATTGTTATGGACTGATCGGTGCGAACGGAACAGGTAAGTCTACCTTTTTGAAGGTTTTATCTGGTGAAGTGGAGCCGACAAAAGGCGATGTGGTCATTACTCCCGGCGAACGGCTGGCGGTATTAAAGCAGGATCATTATGAATTCGACGAATTTGATGTTCTAAAAACTGTTATTATGGGCCACGCCAGACTGTATGCTATCATGGAGGAGAAGGACGCGCTGTATGCTAAACCAGATTTCTCTGATGAAGATGGAATCAGAGCATCTGAGCTAGAATGCGAGTTCGCAGAACTTGATGGCTGGAATGCAGAGGTTGAGGCGGCCCGAATGCTAAACGGGCTAGGAATTACCGAACAACTACATGGCCAGAAGATGGCAGATTTGAGTGGTAATGAAAAAGTGCGAGTGCTGTTGGCTCAGGCGCTTTTTGGCAACCCGGACATACTGCTGCTTGATGAACCGACAAACCATCTGGATATTCAGTCAATCAACTGGCTTGAGGATTTCTTATACGATTTCCCTAACACGGTCATCGTTGTTTCTCATGATCGCCACTTTTTAAATAAGGTCTGTACTCATATCGCCGATATCGATTTTGAAAACATCCAATTATATGTTGGCAACTACGACTTTTGGCTTGAATCTAGCCAGTTGGCTCTGCAGTTGGCCAAAGACGCTAATAAGAGAAAAGAAGATAAAGCTAAAGAGTTGCAAGCCTTTATTCAACGCTTTAGTGCCAATGCCTCAAAATCTAAGCAGGCAACCTCGCGCAAGAAGCAATTGGAAAAGCTGACTCTTGATGACATCAAACCTTCTTCTCGCCGCTATCCGTATATTGCATTTAAGTCAGACCGGGAAGCCGGGGCGCAACTGTTGACTGTCGAGAATCTTTGCAAACAAGTGGATGGCGAAACAGTCCTCTCTGATGTGAGCTTTACAGTGACTAAAGGTGATAAGATTGCCTTTGTTGGACCTGATGGACTGGCTAAGACCACGTTGTTTAGAATTTTAGTTGATGAGTTGACTCCTGATAGTGGTGAGTTCCGCTGGGGAGTAACCACATCACAGACATATTTCCCTAAGGATAATTCCAGCTTCTTTGATGGGGTCGAACTGAACCTGGTCGATTGGCTGAGACAATTTTCCCGTGATCAGGAAGAGACCTTTATTCGCGGCTACTTGGGAAGAATGCTATTTGCGGGTGAGGAAAGCCAAAAGGAAGCAAATGTGCTCTCCGGCGGCGAGAAAGTCCGCTGCATGCTGGCCCGGATGATGCTCAGCGGCGCCAATGTCCTGTTGCTCGACGAACCAACTAATCATCTGGATTTGGAGTCAATTACTTCGCTCAATAATGGCTTGATGAGTTTTGACGGTACGATACTGTTTGTCTCCCACGACCATCAGTTTATCCAGACAGTAGCGAATCGGATTATTGAAATTACACCCGAAGGTGTAATTGACCGCCGCATGACGTATGATGAATATTTGGAGGGTAAGGCAGCCGGACGTATTGCCTAA